A single window of Candidatus Eisenbacteria bacterium DNA harbors:
- a CDS encoding archease, whose amino-acid sequence MTDFEPENDATGDPAAGWEVMDHTADIGLRVWAPTLEGLFEQAAEGVASLSVDITRIDPLVQRRVEVEGWDLEELLVSWLQEFLYLWSGSGFIGRRFQVRILPPSKQEPGEQDPEKADVEKAGVENVWRLEGVITGEMWDPGRHEAYTDIKAATYHNLKIRSENPAGGKIIYRVALILDT is encoded by the coding sequence ATGACGGATTTTGAGCCGGAAAATGATGCAACGGGCGACCCCGCAGCGGGATGGGAGGTGATGGATCATACCGCCGATATCGGTCTGCGGGTTTGGGCGCCGACCTTGGAGGGCCTCTTCGAGCAGGCGGCGGAAGGCGTCGCCTCCCTCTCGGTCGACATCACTCGGATTGATCCATTGGTTCAGCGCCGCGTCGAGGTTGAAGGTTGGGATCTGGAGGAGCTGCTTGTTTCGTGGTTGCAGGAATTCCTCTATCTCTGGTCCGGATCGGGTTTTATAGGCCGGCGATTTCAGGTGAGAATTTTGCCGCCGTCAAAGCAAGAACCAGGAGAGCAGGATCCAGAAAAGGCGGATGTGGAAAAGGCCGGGGTTGAAAATGTTTGGCGCCTTGAGGGCGTGATCACCGGGGAGATGTGGGATCCCGGCCGGCACGAGGCCTACACCGATATCAAGGCGGCGACCTATCATAATCTGAAGATCAGGTCTGAGAACCCAGCCGGTGGAAAAATCATCTATCGCGTCGCGTTGATTTTGGATACTTGA
- the lpdA gene encoding dihydrolipoyl dehydrogenase, which produces MGSLKTEAEVVVIGGGPGGYVAAIRAADLGKEVVLIDDRDKLGGTCLLEGCIPSKVLINAVEVLQAAKDAEKFGFTFKDINVDLNKLRDWTDSVINKLTGGIDGLMKRRGIEVIRGRAVFDSKSTLTIEGGDVSGIEFKHCIIATGSRVRTIPPAKDMNLWTSTEALKIPEIPERLLIVGGGYIGIELGLVYAGLGSAITVVEFLPELLPGADQDLVQVMVKHAEKRFSKILYGSKVVDIKESGEGYLVGVEHEGARQQLETEKVLIAVGRQPNTDRLGLDSAGVTVNDHGFIEVNEECRTSVPHIFAIGDVVPGPMLAHKASREAHVAAEVLCGHKSAFDNRAIPAVIFTDPEIAWTGLTEIEAKQKGIEVHVGRFPLQALGRAQAIGRTDGLVKILSAPDSGLVLGVGMVGPLASELIAEGTLAIEMGATLEDIIVTIHPHPTLSESIMEAAEVAAGEAVHISPPRKRKDS; this is translated from the coding sequence ATGGGTAGCTTGAAAACCGAGGCGGAAGTCGTTGTCATCGGCGGCGGCCCCGGCGGTTATGTCGCGGCGATCCGCGCGGCCGACCTGGGCAAAGAGGTCGTTTTGATCGATGACAGGGATAAGCTGGGCGGCACCTGCCTGCTTGAGGGATGCATCCCGTCAAAAGTATTGATCAATGCCGTTGAGGTTTTACAGGCTGCAAAAGACGCCGAAAAGTTTGGTTTTACGTTCAAGGATATCAATGTTGATCTGAACAAGCTGAGAGATTGGACCGATTCGGTCATCAACAAGCTCACCGGTGGTATTGACGGCCTTATGAAACGCCGGGGTATCGAAGTGATTCGCGGCCGGGCGGTCTTTGACAGCAAGTCCACCCTTACGATCGAGGGTGGTGATGTTTCAGGAATAGAGTTTAAACATTGTATAATTGCCACCGGATCACGGGTGCGCACGATCCCGCCCGCGAAAGATATGAATCTCTGGACCTCGACCGAAGCATTGAAGATCCCCGAAATCCCGGAGCGGCTGCTGATTGTCGGCGGCGGCTATATCGGGATTGAGCTCGGTTTGGTCTATGCCGGATTAGGTTCCGCGATAACAGTTGTTGAATTTCTGCCTGAACTCCTGCCGGGAGCCGATCAGGATCTTGTTCAGGTTATGGTCAAGCATGCTGAAAAGCGCTTTTCGAAAATTCTATACGGCTCAAAAGTCGTTGACATCAAGGAATCGGGTGAAGGGTATCTCGTCGGTGTTGAGCACGAGGGGGCAAGACAGCAACTGGAAACAGAAAAGGTTCTCATCGCTGTCGGAAGACAGCCCAATACCGACAGGCTCGGGTTGGATAGCGCCGGAGTCACCGTGAATGATCACGGTTTCATTGAAGTCAATGAAGAGTGCCGGACATCCGTCCCACATATCTTCGCGATCGGCGATGTTGTTCCCGGGCCGATGCTGGCGCATAAGGCCAGCCGCGAGGCTCATGTGGCGGCCGAGGTTCTGTGCGGTCACAAATCGGCCTTTGACAATCGCGCCATTCCCGCCGTGATCTTTACCGATCCGGAGATTGCTTGGACCGGCTTGACGGAGATCGAAGCGAAGCAAAAGGGGATCGAGGTTCATGTCGGCCGGTTTCCCCTGCAGGCACTGGGCCGTGCGCAAGCCATCGGCCGCACCGATGGATTGGTAAAGATCCTATCCGCCCCCGATTCCGGGCTCGTTCTCGGTGTTGGCATGGTGGGGCCCTTGGCCTCCGAGCTGATCGCGGAGGGGACGCTGGCGATTGAGATGGGCGCGACCCTCGAGGATATCATCGTCACGATCCACCCGCATCCGACCCTCTCTGAATCGATCATGGAGGCGGCCGAAGTCGCCGCGGGCGAGGCGGTTCACATTTCTCCGCCCAGGAAGCGCAAAGACTCCTGA
- a CDS encoding 2-oxo acid dehydrogenase subunit E2: protein MYEFKLPDLGEGIQEGEILKWYIAAGDKINEDDPLVDVETDKAAVTIPSPKGGTIARLSGDVGGIINVGDVIVVIDDGTGGTVAVDDKGVAEKESVAPAAQAPAAPAAPAAPVAAVMSAGPVAAAPATRRLARELGVDIRTVPATGPAGRVTGEDVKRFHGTGGAAAPEKRVCPLDIVASPETEFAARAASAIPYLDIEPLPDFSQWGLIEIEKLRSIRRKVARKMITSFSLIPHVAHMDEADVTDLEAFRKRENERRKGKPGGHLTLLSFVIKAVTAGLRAAPSFNASLDHFKDQIIYKKYYNIGIAVDTGRGLIVPVIRETDRKSIIEVSAEIERLAAAARDGKIAVQDLQGGTFTITNVGPMGGTALLPTINYPEVAILAMGAAQDKAVVRDGQIVIRKMLPLTLAFDHRITDGADAARFVSEMVRTLSDPNLLLLET from the coding sequence ATGTACGAGTTCAAGCTCCCGGATCTTGGCGAAGGAATTCAAGAGGGCGAGATTCTCAAATGGTATATCGCTGCCGGGGATAAGATCAATGAGGACGATCCCTTGGTCGACGTTGAAACGGATAAGGCCGCGGTAACCATTCCCTCTCCAAAAGGCGGCACCATCGCCCGGCTGAGCGGTGATGTCGGCGGCATTATCAATGTCGGGGATGTCATTGTTGTCATTGATGACGGGACCGGTGGAACGGTCGCCGTTGACGACAAAGGAGTTGCTGAAAAGGAATCCGTGGCTCCGGCGGCCCAGGCACCCGCGGCTCCAGCGGCACCCGCGGCGCCCGTGGCGGCGGTGATGAGCGCGGGACCTGTCGCGGCGGCGCCCGCGACCCGAAGGCTGGCACGCGAGCTGGGTGTTGATATCCGCACCGTGCCGGCAACCGGCCCGGCGGGGCGGGTGACGGGCGAGGATGTGAAACGATTCCATGGAACCGGCGGTGCGGCGGCGCCCGAGAAAAGGGTCTGCCCTCTCGATATCGTCGCTTCACCTGAAACGGAATTCGCCGCGCGGGCCGCATCGGCGATACCCTACCTCGACATTGAACCGCTTCCCGATTTCAGCCAATGGGGTCTTATCGAAATAGAAAAGCTTCGATCCATCCGCCGCAAAGTCGCCCGGAAAATGATCACCTCTTTCTCGCTGATCCCGCATGTAGCGCACATGGACGAAGCCGATGTGACCGATCTCGAAGCTTTCCGCAAAAGGGAGAATGAAAGGCGGAAGGGCAAGCCGGGCGGGCACCTGACCCTCCTATCTTTCGTGATCAAGGCGGTCACCGCCGGATTGCGGGCGGCGCCCTCCTTTAACGCGAGTTTGGATCACTTCAAAGATCAAATCATTTATAAGAAGTATTACAATATCGGGATCGCCGTGGATACAGGCCGGGGTTTGATCGTGCCCGTCATCCGTGAAACCGACCGGAAGAGCATCATCGAAGTTTCCGCGGAGATTGAAAGATTAGCCGCGGCGGCGCGGGATGGGAAAATCGCGGTTCAGGATCTGCAGGGCGGGACATTCACAATAACAAATGTCGGGCCGATGGGCGGAACCGCCCTGCTCCCGACCATCAACTACCCGGAAGTGGCGATCCTGGCCATGGGCGCTGCGCAGGACAAAGCGGTTGTCCGCGACGGCCAAATCGTCATCCGCAAGATGCTTCCGCTGACGCTGGCCTTTGATCACCGAATCACCGACGGCGCCGATGCGGCGAGGTTTGTATCAGAAATGGTCCGGACATTGTCGGATCCGAATCTTTTGCTGTTGGAAACGTAA
- a CDS encoding alpha-ketoacid dehydrogenase subunit beta, which yields MAKLNMVQAINLALETEMAKDESVIVLGEDVGRDEGVFRVTAGLLEKFGESRVIDTPLAESAIIGTSIGMALAGMKPVGEMQFSGFSYLMVHQLEGHASRFRGRSLGEWNVPLVIRMPYGGGVRALEHHSESREGLYSTIPGVKVVIPSTPRNARALLLAAIRDPDPVIFMEPKRSYRAFREEVPEEEEIMEIGKAQIVQEGSDITVIAWGAMMRPAIKAVDEIKEKLGKSVELIDLLTMNPMDGLTVAESVKKTGRCVIVQEAPKTMGIASEVIAQINDRALMYLEAPVKRLTNYDVMTPYFGREMNYVPGQENIYKAIEETLNY from the coding sequence ATGGCGAAGTTGAATATGGTTCAAGCGATCAATCTGGCGCTGGAGACGGAGATGGCGAAAGATGAGAGCGTCATCGTCCTTGGTGAAGATGTCGGCCGGGATGAAGGTGTTTTCCGCGTCACCGCCGGCCTCCTTGAAAAGTTCGGCGAAAGCCGGGTCATCGACACCCCATTGGCTGAGTCGGCTATCATCGGCACCTCGATCGGGATGGCCCTGGCTGGGATGAAACCGGTGGGTGAAATGCAGTTCTCCGGATTCTCCTATCTCATGGTTCATCAGTTGGAAGGGCACGCCTCGAGATTCAGGGGCCGGTCGTTGGGCGAATGGAATGTTCCCCTGGTTATCAGAATGCCCTACGGCGGCGGTGTCCGGGCGCTGGAGCATCACAGTGAAAGCCGGGAAGGGCTTTACTCAACAATTCCAGGTGTAAAAGTTGTTATCCCGTCCACGCCGAGAAACGCGCGGGCGCTGCTGCTGGCGGCCATCCGGGATCCCGATCCGGTTATCTTCATGGAGCCGAAGCGTTCCTACCGGGCCTTCCGCGAGGAGGTTCCCGAGGAGGAGGAGATCATGGAGATTGGGAAGGCCCAAATTGTACAGGAGGGGTCGGATATCACCGTGATCGCCTGGGGCGCTATGATGCGGCCGGCAATAAAAGCCGTCGATGAAATCAAAGAGAAGCTTGGAAAATCCGTCGAGTTGATCGATTTGCTGACGATGAATCCGATGGACGGCCTGACGGTGGCGGAATCGGTGAAGAAAACCGGGCGGTGCGTCATTGTACAAGAAGCGCCGAAGACGATGGGAATCGCATCCGAAGTCATCGCCCAGATTAATGACCGGGCTCTCATGTATCTGGAAGCGCCGGTGAAGCGGTTGACGAATTATGATGTGATGACTCCCTACTTTGGGAGGGAGATGAACTATGTTCCCGGCCAGGAAAATATCTACAAAGCCATTGAGGAAACATTGAACTATTAG
- the pdhA gene encoding pyruvate dehydrogenase (acetyl-transferring) E1 component subunit alpha, translated as MPIKEVGHYSVSYLQILDASGNVDKELEPKISDEDLLALYRGMVMGRAVDQRMLNLQRQGRIGTFAPSTGQEAAHIVPAFLMNDKDWFVGAFRETGARLLRGETITQTLLYYNGFEEGNKRSGNRRILPVSIIVAGQALHAVGIGYAMKYQGEKDTSVICIMGDGATSEGDFHEALNFAGVWNVPVVFIVQNNQWAISLPREKQTSSKTLAQKSIAFDIPGIQVDGNDPLGMYVATKEALERARTGGGPTLIEAVTYRLMMHTTADDPKKYRQDDEVEGWQAKDPLIRFKKYLEDKGLWDEQKEEALQGATKEEIDAGVKAFEEFTELPPEACFDHVFAKMTPELEEQKQDFLKRKGS; from the coding sequence ATGCCAATAAAAGAGGTTGGTCATTACTCTGTGTCGTATCTGCAAATTCTCGACGCATCGGGCAATGTCGACAAAGAGCTGGAGCCCAAGATCAGCGATGAGGATCTCCTCGCCCTCTATCGCGGGATGGTTATGGGCCGCGCCGTCGATCAACGCATGTTAAATCTGCAACGGCAGGGCCGCATCGGCACCTTCGCCCCGAGTACGGGGCAGGAAGCGGCCCACATTGTCCCCGCCTTCTTAATGAATGACAAGGATTGGTTCGTCGGCGCCTTCCGCGAGACGGGCGCACGTCTGTTGCGGGGCGAAACGATTACACAAACACTGTTGTATTATAACGGCTTTGAGGAGGGGAACAAAAGATCCGGCAACCGGCGGATTCTTCCCGTGTCGATCATTGTGGCGGGGCAGGCGCTTCATGCCGTCGGGATCGGATACGCTATGAAGTACCAAGGCGAAAAGGATACGTCGGTAATCTGTATCATGGGCGACGGCGCCACATCTGAAGGCGATTTCCATGAAGCGTTGAACTTCGCGGGCGTTTGGAATGTCCCGGTTGTTTTTATCGTACAAAACAACCAGTGGGCGATCTCGCTGCCGCGGGAGAAGCAGACGAGCTCCAAGACTCTGGCGCAAAAATCGATCGCCTTTGATATTCCCGGCATCCAGGTCGACGGCAACGATCCCCTTGGCATGTATGTCGCGACAAAAGAGGCGCTTGAAAGGGCGCGCACCGGCGGCGGACCGACACTAATTGAAGCGGTGACCTACCGGTTGATGATGCACACAACGGCGGATGACCCGAAAAAATACCGCCAAGATGATGAGGTTGAGGGATGGCAGGCGAAAGATCCTCTTATCCGCTTTAAAAAATATCTCGAAGATAAGGGTTTATGGGATGAACAAAAAGAAGAGGCATTGCAGGGGGCGACAAAAGAGGAAATCGACGCCGGCGTGAAGGCATTCGAAGAATTTACCGAGCTCCCGCCCGAGGCTTGCTTCGATCATGTTTTTGCCAAAATGACTCCCGAGCTTGAAGAGCAAAAGCAGGATTTCTTGAAGAGGAAAGGAAGCTGA
- a CDS encoding potassium transporter Kup gives MGSLLRGHLKKPVHSVTTPIKPSEEKKLRAAGSSHHHLAALSLAALGVVFGDIGTSPLYAIRECFHGQYGIAISTDNVLGVLSLMFWALIIVVTLKYLTFILRADNHGEGGVIALTALIQPKQLKTTRARWILVTAGLFAASLLYGDGMITPAISVLSAIEGVKIIAPAFHYFVIPATVIILACLFLLQSRGTAKVGALFGPVIFVWFCALGILGFIQITLNPKILMAMFPWYGVAFLINNQVHGFLVLGAVFLVVTGAEALYADMGHFGRRPIRLVWIVLVLPALLLNYFGQGALLLADPEKAHHPFYAMVPSWGLIPMVILATAATIIASQAVITGAFSLTRQAIRLGYFPRLRILHTSVKHLGQIYVPLVNWILMAATICLVLAFRTTSKLAAAYGVAVTSTMLIATILFYVVARERWGWSRFSAGLPVCVFLVVDIAFFGANISKIFHGAWFPLVIGGMIYFMMITWKRGRESLSTQLKGLTPTFEEFQARLTDDPPYRISGQAVFLSGNPDIVPAALVQNLIHNKVLHSDILFLHFKTEEVPRVPNDEKVEEFKLGNGFYKVIAHYGFMEDPKVGNILALIREKGFDFKMEKMSFFLGRERLVQKKHGGIKAIRSMLFSFMSRNAQNVATFYDIPNNQIIEVGIQLEI, from the coding sequence ATGGGATCTTTATTGCGGGGCCATTTAAAAAAGCCGGTTCATAGCGTGACGACACCGATCAAGCCATCAGAAGAAAAGAAACTTCGTGCAGCAGGCTCAAGCCACCATCACCTGGCGGCGCTCTCTTTGGCGGCGCTCGGTGTGGTCTTCGGTGATATTGGAACCAGCCCGCTCTATGCCATCCGCGAGTGTTTTCACGGACAATACGGCATCGCCATCTCGACGGATAATGTGCTCGGTGTTCTTTCTCTCATGTTTTGGGCGCTCATTATCGTTGTCACTCTCAAATATCTGACCTTTATCCTCAGAGCGGATAATCATGGAGAGGGTGGCGTCATCGCCCTCACGGCGCTGATACAACCCAAGCAGCTGAAAACAACAAGGGCCAGATGGATTCTTGTGACGGCGGGCCTGTTCGCCGCGTCTCTGCTCTATGGGGATGGCATGATCACGCCGGCCATTTCGGTCTTGAGCGCTATTGAGGGTGTGAAAATCATCGCCCCGGCTTTTCACTATTTTGTAATCCCCGCCACGGTCATTATCCTGGCTTGTCTTTTTCTTCTGCAAAGCCGCGGCACCGCCAAGGTGGGGGCGCTCTTCGGGCCGGTCATTTTTGTTTGGTTTTGCGCTCTCGGGATTCTGGGTTTTATTCAGATAACGTTAAACCCAAAAATCCTGATGGCTATGTTCCCATGGTATGGGGTCGCTTTTCTTATCAACAACCAAGTGCACGGTTTCCTGGTCCTCGGCGCCGTGTTTCTGGTGGTCACGGGTGCGGAGGCGCTCTATGCGGATATGGGACATTTCGGACGGCGTCCCATTCGATTGGTCTGGATTGTTTTGGTCTTGCCGGCGTTGTTATTGAATTACTTCGGGCAGGGAGCTCTATTGCTGGCCGACCCTGAAAAAGCCCACCACCCCTTCTACGCTATGGTGCCCTCCTGGGGGTTGATTCCGATGGTTATACTGGCCACGGCGGCGACGATCATTGCTTCCCAGGCCGTCATCACGGGCGCCTTTTCGCTCACCCGCCAGGCGATCCGTCTCGGATATTTCCCGCGGCTGAGAATTCTCCACACCTCAGTGAAGCATCTTGGGCAGATTTATGTTCCGCTCGTCAATTGGATTCTTATGGCGGCCACAATCTGTCTTGTTCTCGCATTTCGCACGACCAGCAAGCTCGCGGCCGCCTATGGCGTCGCCGTCACATCGACGATGTTGATCGCCACAATCCTCTTCTATGTGGTAGCCAGGGAGCGCTGGGGCTGGTCAAGGTTCTCCGCGGGTCTTCCGGTCTGTGTCTTCCTTGTCGTCGATATTGCCTTTTTTGGAGCGAATATCAGTAAGATATTCCACGGTGCTTGGTTTCCATTGGTCATAGGAGGAATGATCTATTTCATGATGATCACCTGGAAACGCGGCCGGGAGTCGTTATCGACTCAGTTGAAAGGTCTGACGCCAACATTTGAAGAGTTCCAAGCGAGGCTGACGGACGATCCTCCATATCGCATCAGCGGCCAGGCGGTTTTTCTATCGGGGAATCCGGATATCGTTCCGGCGGCGTTAGTTCAGAATTTGATCCACAACAAAGTGCTGCACAGTGATATTCTTTTCCTGCATTTTAAAACGGAGGAGGTTCCGCGGGTCCCGAATGACGAGAAGGTCGAGGAATTCAAATTGGGGAATGGTTTTTATAAGGTCATTGCTCATTACGGCTTTATGGAGGATCCCAAAGTTGGAAATATTCTCGCGTTGATCCGCGAGAAGGGTTTCGATTTCAAGATGGAGAAGATGAGCTTCTTTCTCGGACGGGAACGACTTGTACAAAAGAAACATGGCGGTATAAAAGCCATCCGATCAATGCTTTTTTCCTTTATGTCGAGAAATGCACAAAATGTCGCCACTTTCTATGACATTCCCAACAATCAAATCATCGAGGTGGGAATTCAGCTGGAAATCTAA
- a CDS encoding ABC transporter ATP-binding protein — protein MSAPWIELNNVQLSRGGRPVLQGITASLSGRAIGLVGVNGSGKSTLIGALLGVLRAHTGSIKILGRSIPEEAMEVRARAGVMAEQAGIFPGGSGVDAVTFAGTLSGLPRRESLRRAHRALDALDVGEDRYRPTKGYSTGMRQRCKLAMSLVHGPEILILDEPTVGLDPKGRMQLLSLIRDLRDEGRKILLSTHILQDAEFLCDDLLLLEAGTISYFGPVANLTKAGTRQYVAEGTGFVDDFIQSLKGAGMEILHFTNNRLSFLARNDDDLRLFWQAAAERNVEIRQLSREIATLEDAVVDVMEQNMVRNNV, from the coding sequence ATGAGCGCGCCGTGGATCGAGCTCAATAATGTTCAACTCTCCAGGGGAGGGCGGCCGGTCCTGCAGGGAATCACCGCCAGTCTTTCCGGCCGGGCCATCGGCCTGGTCGGCGTCAATGGTTCCGGAAAATCGACCCTCATCGGCGCTCTTCTCGGCGTCTTGCGGGCGCACACCGGCTCTATAAAAATTTTGGGCCGGTCCATTCCCGAAGAGGCGATGGAAGTTCGCGCCCGCGCCGGCGTCATGGCGGAGCAGGCCGGGATCTTTCCCGGCGGATCGGGTGTTGACGCCGTGACCTTCGCCGGCACCCTCAGCGGTCTGCCCCGCCGCGAATCGTTGCGCCGCGCCCATCGAGCGCTGGATGCTCTCGATGTCGGCGAAGACCGGTACCGGCCGACAAAGGGCTACTCCACCGGAATGCGGCAGCGATGCAAGCTCGCCATGAGCCTCGTACACGGCCCGGAAATTCTAATCCTCGACGAACCGACGGTCGGACTCGATCCCAAGGGCCGGATGCAGCTTCTGTCGCTCATTCGGGATCTGAGGGATGAGGGGCGCAAAATACTCCTGAGTACCCACATTCTTCAAGACGCCGAATTCCTCTGCGATGATCTTCTGCTGCTGGAGGCGGGCACCATCTCCTACTTCGGTCCTGTCGCCAATTTAACAAAAGCCGGAACGCGGCAATATGTCGCAGAAGGAACCGGCTTCGTTGATGACTTCATCCAATCGCTGAAGGGCGCCGGCATGGAGATCCTGCATTTCACGAACAACCGCCTCTCCTTCCTCGCCCGCAATGATGATGACCTGCGGCTTTTTTGGCAGGCGGCGGCGGAGCGCAATGTGGAAATCCGTCAATTGTCCCGGGAAATCGCAACCCTCGAGGACGCCGTCGTCGATGTGATGGAGCAGAATATGGTACGAAACAATGTCTGA
- a CDS encoding ABC transporter permease subunit: protein MSDQNRAPSSFQVVRAIAQREFNIGLRSKLIKLLFLASTLPPLVLTIILIVRTIAKQSTGFDLGWDPMLWFLRFQTLPIALLALRLGTPSVARDRAEEVLFLYATRPVHPWHYALGKMLAVAIPAAALLLFPGILIGIFRLGITADYTTAQALVLIAKLFVASLVLAWCFAGVSVGPSAAVRRTRWAFLIALGCYLLPDALSDILSLNNQIALGPADGIRLLLEHLFNGGRHAVLYTMANAGVLAAWGSLGMLAAALRVRQEMIP from the coding sequence ATGTCTGATCAGAACCGCGCGCCCTCCTCATTCCAGGTCGTGAGAGCGATCGCACAGCGCGAATTCAACATTGGATTGCGCAGCAAGCTTATCAAACTTCTCTTTCTCGCCTCAACGCTGCCGCCACTCGTGCTGACAATTATCCTCATTGTTCGCACCATCGCCAAGCAGTCGACCGGCTTCGATCTGGGCTGGGACCCGATGCTTTGGTTCTTGAGATTTCAAACCCTGCCGATTGCACTTCTAGCCCTCCGGCTGGGCACGCCCAGTGTCGCGCGCGATCGCGCCGAGGAAGTTCTCTTTCTTTACGCCACCCGGCCCGTCCATCCCTGGCATTATGCTCTGGGGAAGATGCTGGCCGTCGCGATACCGGCCGCGGCCTTGCTTCTATTCCCGGGAATTCTCATCGGCATTTTTCGACTCGGCATCACCGCTGATTACACAACAGCGCAGGCGCTGGTGTTGATCGCAAAGCTCTTCGTGGCTTCGTTGGTGCTGGCCTGGTGCTTTGCCGGGGTTTCCGTCGGTCCCAGCGCGGCGGTCCGCCGTACACGTTGGGCTTTCCTTATCGCGCTTGGATGCTATCTGCTTCCCGATGCTCTTTCCGATATCCTCTCTCTCAACAACCAGATTGCATTGGGACCGGCCGACGGTATCCGCCTGCTGCTGGAACACCTCTTTAATGGAGGGCGCCACGCCGTGCTCTACACCATGGCCAATGCCGGTGTTCTGGCGGCATGGGGCTCCCTCGGCATGTTGGCGGCGGCCCTGCGCGTGCGGCAGGAGATGATCCCGTGA
- a CDS encoding ABC transporter ATP-binding protein, with the protein MTDTKPTSAAPQAASGTQKPYAAPIILKDVSVFYGEVIGLSKFNLTCRPGITGIVGPNGSGKTTLMRVLTGLLSPAEGTAQVLGGSPFAASEIRRRISIVPATECFYESLSGRRNLVIAYLSHGNDASRAGQLADKALDLVGLTADGRRRYGTWSRGMRQRLKLGFTLAGDSEIVLLDEPFLGVDPPSRKHLRILIEELGRRNKTVVVSSHVLHEVETLTDLFGVIANGRLLGFGRINEILYDLRDRHPHRIRIETEDARRLATLFMSQEDVNEITIINPTTLEFITAKPDKTYIEIPKLIVGAGMIIRSMTTLDNSLDAVFRHVTEAGSKRL; encoded by the coding sequence ATGACTGATACAAAGCCGACATCAGCGGCTCCACAAGCCGCATCCGGTACGCAAAAGCCGTACGCTGCGCCGATCATCCTCAAGGATGTCAGTGTCTTCTATGGCGAGGTCATCGGCCTCAGTAAGTTCAATCTCACCTGCAGGCCTGGCATCACCGGTATCGTCGGACCCAACGGCAGCGGCAAAACCACCCTTATGCGCGTGCTCACCGGCCTCCTCTCCCCCGCCGAGGGAACGGCGCAGGTCCTGGGCGGATCGCCCTTCGCCGCGTCGGAAATCCGGCGGCGGATTAGCATTGTTCCGGCCACCGAATGTTTTTACGAATCCCTCTCCGGACGCCGCAATCTTGTCATCGCTTACCTCTCTCATGGAAATGACGCCTCGCGCGCCGGGCAGCTCGCCGACAAAGCCCTCGATCTGGTCGGATTGACGGCTGATGGCCGCCGGCGGTACGGTACCTGGTCGCGCGGGATGCGACAGCGCCTCAAGCTTGGTTTTACATTAGCCGGCGATTCCGAGATCGTGCTTCTCGACGAGCCGTTTCTCGGCGTCGATCCGCCGTCGCGCAAGCATTTGCGCATTCTCATCGAAGAATTGGGCCGCAGGAACAAAACCGTCGTGGTGTCATCCCATGTTCTTCATGAAGTCGAGACCTTGACGGATCTCTTCGGTGTTATCGCCAACGGCAGGCTTCTTGGATTCGGGCGCATCAACGAGATCCTCTATGATCTGCGCGACCGCCATCCTCACCGGATACGGATTGAGACGGAAGACGCACGACGTCTCGCGACCCTCTTCATGTCGCAGGAAGATGTGAACGAAATCACGATCATCAATCCGACCACGCTGGAATTCATCACCGCCAAACCCGACAAAACGTATATCGAAATTCCAAAATTGATCGTCGGCGCCGGAATGATCATCCGCAGCATGACGACCCTCGACAACAGCCTTGACGCCGTCTTCCGGCATGTCACCGAAGCGGGATCCAAACGCCTCTAA